One window of the Nocardia huaxiensis genome contains the following:
- a CDS encoding Hsp70 family protein, producing MSNHRIVAAIDFGTHGTGYAWAFASERDREPRQRGIHFFDEWAGQPSSYIKNRTALLLGPDGVPVEWGHQARRRFHTDSRTGVFEYVDQFKMDLLEDPDSGVPGTSVARRADLSSYLVTSYLRLFFEFAVRDIVARSAVTEHEILWCLTVPAIWRDRERQIMRQCAEQAGIPGDRLLLAVEPEVAALYCRHDVGLPGTDTAGDRFMVVDAGGGTVDITAYEVTEHGLIEIGYTSGGGHGSTYLDQDFIGQAMVRRLGRGALDAAYEKDRGSFADLLDAWERAKLGFDPTAGHDLVVSLNNRLYRNLDTDAREKLARAQNGIDDEIILDPVEAIGLFDRTVEPILDLVDEQLTRIGGAGVGRVLLVGGFAQSRHLQNQLRQRIGSRSTLVIPSKPAWAVLIGAVHYALAPSTAIAGRRSRFTYGVATAMPFEDGRDPEQYRTRGYAEDVWCDNRFDIFVRAGEIIGSGHEVRRTYRPLHDGQITIDFRIFTAVDAEPRYVSDSGCGKVGDMTVDATGSLALPTADRVAEVTMTFGGTEIAVRARDLESDRDVRVTLDFVTDHSTAPDPVGALPTSRKMLKRSANG from the coding sequence ATGAGCAACCATCGGATCGTCGCGGCGATCGATTTCGGTACGCACGGAACGGGTTACGCGTGGGCGTTCGCGTCCGAGCGGGACAGGGAGCCGCGGCAGCGCGGTATTCATTTCTTTGATGAATGGGCGGGGCAGCCCAGCAGTTACATCAAGAATCGGACAGCGCTGTTGCTGGGGCCCGATGGCGTGCCTGTGGAGTGGGGGCATCAGGCGCGGCGACGGTTCCATACCGACTCGCGCACAGGTGTTTTCGAGTATGTGGATCAGTTCAAGATGGATCTGCTGGAGGATCCGGATTCGGGCGTACCGGGCACCTCGGTGGCGCGGCGCGCCGATCTCAGCTCGTATCTGGTCACCTCTTATCTGCGCTTGTTCTTCGAGTTCGCGGTGCGGGACATCGTGGCGCGCAGCGCGGTGACCGAGCACGAAATCCTCTGGTGCCTAACGGTTCCCGCAATATGGAGGGACCGGGAACGCCAGATCATGCGGCAGTGTGCGGAGCAGGCTGGAATTCCCGGCGACCGGTTGTTGCTCGCGGTCGAACCAGAGGTGGCGGCGCTGTACTGCCGCCACGATGTCGGTCTGCCGGGCACCGATACGGCCGGTGACCGGTTCATGGTCGTGGACGCCGGGGGCGGGACCGTCGATATCACCGCCTACGAGGTGACCGAGCACGGCTTGATCGAGATCGGCTACACCTCCGGCGGCGGCCACGGATCGACCTATCTGGACCAGGATTTCATCGGTCAGGCCATGGTTCGACGGCTCGGCCGCGGCGCGCTGGACGCGGCGTACGAGAAGGATCGGGGTTCCTTCGCCGACCTGCTGGACGCGTGGGAGCGGGCGAAGCTCGGCTTCGATCCGACGGCAGGCCACGACCTGGTCGTGTCCCTGAACAATCGCCTGTACCGCAATCTGGACACCGACGCGCGCGAAAAGCTGGCGCGGGCGCAGAACGGCATCGACGACGAGATCATTCTCGATCCGGTGGAGGCCATCGGCCTGTTCGATCGCACCGTCGAGCCGATTCTGGATCTGGTCGACGAACAGCTCACGCGCATCGGCGGCGCGGGCGTGGGCCGGGTGCTGCTGGTGGGCGGGTTCGCGCAGTCCCGGCACCTGCAGAATCAGCTGCGCCAACGCATCGGATCCCGTTCGACCCTGGTGATTCCGTCCAAACCCGCGTGGGCGGTTTTGATCGGAGCCGTGCACTACGCGCTCGCGCCGTCCACGGCGATCGCCGGCCGCCGCTCCCGCTTCACCTACGGCGTCGCCACGGCCATGCCATTCGAAGACGGCCGCGATCCGGAGCAGTACCGCACCCGCGGCTATGCCGAGGATGTGTGGTGCGACAACAGATTCGATATCTTCGTCCGGGCTGGTGAGATCATCGGTTCGGGACATGAGGTGCGGCGCACCTATCGGCCGCTGCACGACGGGCAGATCACCATCGACTTCCGGATCTTCACCGCGGTAGACGCGGAACCCCGGTATGTCAGCGACAGCGGCTGCGGCAAGGTCGGTGACATGACCGTCGACGCGACCGGTTCCCTGGCGCTGCCCACGGCCGACCGCGTGGCGGAGGTGACCATGACGTTCGGCGGTACCGAGATCGCGGTCCGGGCCAGGGATCTCGAGTCCGATCGCGATGTCCGAGTCACCCTCGATTTCGTCACCGACCACTCCACTGCCCCGGACCCGGTGGGCGCGCTGCCCACGTCACGAAAGATGCTGAAGCGGAGCGCAAATGGCTGA
- a CDS encoding FAD-dependent monooxygenase, with the protein MIGNAVPTEVLIAGGGSVGLMLAVLLRHHGVEPLVVEERPGLSPHPRANGIGLRTVEILREVGLEDAVNEAAVDLRAGKIRGRTLAEADYTEGVAWKAASTTDITYTPARIRGTCAQNRFDRVLITRAGDVEFGVALENFEQDPDGVTATLSDGRVVRARYLVAADGVRSRVRDILGIGLTGPGAMGRETTSILFDADLRPRKPFAMCNIEHPDATGLLVTVDGESEWVFLTAGDADPTPELLRTALGDPSIDVKIRSVQRFRGRGQVADRLSEGRVFLIGDAAHVIPPLGAFGLNTGIADAHNLAWKLAHVLRGAAGPELLDTYHTERHPVAMMTMEQARLRFENPSLHWGEDMAQARRAAGAINAPVVHMGYRYGGAQLPSTEDVTLDLDGSPGSRLPHMWVADGVSTLDLVGSQWCILTADPVVRAEFPVHVVNGWPYGTVLVRPDGFVSSTYDG; encoded by the coding sequence ATGATCGGGAACGCTGTACCCACTGAAGTTCTGATCGCCGGCGGCGGTTCCGTCGGGCTGATGCTCGCGGTGCTGTTGCGCCATCACGGGGTCGAGCCCCTGGTCGTCGAGGAGCGGCCGGGGTTGTCGCCCCACCCCAGGGCCAATGGCATCGGGCTGCGGACGGTCGAGATCCTGCGTGAGGTCGGCCTGGAGGATGCGGTCAACGAGGCGGCGGTCGACCTGCGGGCCGGGAAGATCCGTGGGCGCACGCTTGCCGAGGCCGACTACACCGAAGGCGTCGCGTGGAAGGCGGCGAGTACGACCGATATCACCTACACACCGGCCCGCATCCGCGGCACCTGCGCGCAGAATCGGTTCGACCGGGTGCTGATCACCCGGGCTGGGGACGTGGAATTCGGTGTGGCGCTGGAGAACTTCGAGCAGGACCCGGACGGCGTCACCGCGACCCTGTCCGACGGCCGGGTCGTGCGGGCGCGTTACCTGGTGGCGGCCGACGGGGTGCGCAGCCGGGTCCGGGACATCCTCGGCATCGGCCTCACCGGCCCCGGTGCGATGGGCCGCGAGACGACGAGCATCCTCTTCGACGCCGACCTGCGTCCGCGAAAGCCGTTCGCCATGTGCAATATCGAGCATCCGGACGCGACCGGCCTGCTGGTCACCGTCGACGGCGAGAGTGAGTGGGTCTTCCTCACCGCCGGTGACGCGGACCCGACCCCGGAACTCCTCCGCACCGCCCTCGGCGACCCGTCGATCGACGTGAAAATCCGCAGCGTGCAACGGTTCCGGGGACGCGGCCAGGTGGCCGACCGCCTCTCCGAAGGTCGCGTCTTCCTGATAGGCGATGCGGCACATGTCATTCCGCCACTCGGCGCGTTCGGCCTGAACACCGGCATCGCCGACGCCCACAACCTGGCGTGGAAACTCGCGCACGTACTGCGCGGCGCGGCCGGCCCCGAACTGCTGGACACCTATCACACCGAGCGCCACCCGGTCGCCATGATGACGATGGAACAGGCGCGCCTGCGCTTCGAGAACCCGTCGCTGCACTGGGGCGAGGACATGGCGCAGGCCCGCCGGGCGGCCGGGGCGATCAACGCACCCGTGGTGCACATGGGCTACCGGTACGGCGGCGCGCAGCTCCCCTCCACCGAGGACGTCACCCTCGACCTGGATGGGTCGCCAGGGTCCCGCCTCCCGCACATGTGGGTCGCCGACGGCGTATCCACGCTGGATCTCGTCGGATCACAGTGGTGCATCCTCACCGCCGATCCCGTTGTGCGGGCCGAGTTTCCGGTGCACGTCGTGAACGGCTGGCCGTACGGCACGGTGCTGGTGCGTCCCGACGGGTTCGTGAGCAGTACATACGACGGCTAG
- a CDS encoding hemerythrin domain-containing protein, whose translation MTARTETSQPADTRVMGIVHTALRRDLARARAALTEWPYPFDDQRRALADHLVWMMRFLEHHHESEDQHLYPMVRARNAQARALLDRMNADHESITPAMAAVEGTAAAYRESADARDRVIEALDALSGLLLPHLEREEQQMMPIVSATITDAEWRHWDDEYNVKPLGPLDLSDQGLFILDGLKGAEREAITELVPAVPRWIILNLMIHRYRRQAFARWRTPEFSPLKTPLRGRTEVATSASPHQVWKVLADVTRVGEWSHECRSARWLDGSTVAAVGARFKGCSASGLLRWSRACTMTVAEEPRELAWITHGGVCGDTTEWRFTLEPAATGTRIVQTYRILSLPVWFDRLVWFANPAHHDRAEALRADLTRLAHLAGESP comes from the coding sequence ATGACCGCCCGCACCGAGACCTCCCAGCCCGCGGACACCCGGGTCATGGGGATCGTGCACACCGCCCTGCGCCGTGATCTGGCGCGCGCGAGGGCCGCCCTGACCGAATGGCCGTACCCGTTCGACGACCAGCGCCGCGCCCTGGCCGACCATTTGGTGTGGATGATGCGTTTCCTCGAGCACCACCACGAATCCGAGGACCAGCACCTCTACCCGATGGTGCGCGCCCGCAACGCGCAGGCGCGCGCCCTGCTGGACCGCATGAACGCCGACCACGAGTCGATTACCCCGGCGATGGCGGCAGTGGAGGGGACTGCCGCCGCCTACCGGGAATCCGCCGATGCGCGCGACCGCGTGATCGAGGCCCTCGACGCCCTGTCCGGCCTGCTGCTCCCGCACCTGGAACGCGAGGAGCAGCAGATGATGCCCATCGTCTCCGCGACCATCACCGACGCCGAATGGCGGCACTGGGACGACGAGTACAACGTGAAACCGCTGGGACCTCTCGACCTGTCCGATCAGGGCCTGTTCATCCTGGACGGCTTGAAAGGCGCTGAGCGCGAAGCGATCACGGAGCTCGTGCCCGCCGTCCCGCGCTGGATCATCCTCAACCTGATGATCCACCGCTATCGGCGGCAGGCCTTCGCCCGCTGGCGCACCCCCGAGTTCTCGCCCCTGAAAACACCCCTGCGCGGTCGCACCGAAGTCGCGACTTCCGCGTCACCGCACCAGGTCTGGAAGGTTCTCGCCGACGTCACCCGAGTCGGCGAGTGGAGTCACGAATGCCGTTCCGCCCGTTGGCTCGACGGGTCAACTGTCGCCGCGGTGGGCGCCCGGTTCAAGGGCTGCAGCGCCTCCGGGCTCCTGCGCTGGAGCCGGGCCTGCACCATGACCGTTGCCGAGGAGCCCCGTGAACTGGCGTGGATCACGCACGGCGGCGTCTGCGGTGACACCACCGAATGGCGCTTCACCCTGGAACCCGCCGCCACCGGGACCCGCATCGTCCAGACCTATCGGATCCTTTCGCTCCCCGTGTGGTTCGACCGTCTGGTCTGGTTCGCCAACCCCGCCCATCACGACCGCGCCGAGGCCCTGCGCGCCGACCTCACCCGCCTGGCCCATCTCGCCGGGGAAAGCCCGTGA
- a CDS encoding TetR/AcrR family transcriptional regulator codes for MPIVWEREPYLPKRQALSVERIVATSIALADAEGLEAVSMRRVATELSTGTTSLYRYVDSRDDLLDLMADAVQEDQPPLTGDWCADLEAYAHHERALWLRHTWLAPLLATRPSLGPNWLRGLEHALTAAAPLTSDIAAAGSAVGLIRDYVRGAVMRELAEKETQRRTGRTEDEWRADVAPYMRKIIESGAYPRVSRMTEAADPSPAEQFSYGLRRILAGIADTAQ; via the coding sequence ATGCCGATTGTCTGGGAGCGTGAGCCGTACCTGCCGAAAAGGCAGGCCCTGAGCGTCGAGCGGATTGTGGCGACATCCATCGCCCTCGCCGACGCCGAGGGGCTCGAGGCCGTGTCGATGCGCCGCGTCGCGACTGAACTGTCGACGGGCACCACCTCGCTCTACCGCTACGTGGACAGCCGCGACGACCTGCTCGACCTCATGGCCGACGCGGTGCAGGAGGATCAGCCGCCGCTCACGGGAGACTGGTGCGCCGACCTCGAGGCGTACGCCCACCACGAGCGTGCGCTCTGGCTGCGGCATACCTGGCTCGCACCGCTGCTGGCCACCCGGCCATCCCTCGGACCCAATTGGCTGCGCGGCCTGGAACATGCGCTCACCGCGGCCGCGCCGCTGACCTCCGATATTGCCGCGGCGGGCTCGGCCGTCGGGCTGATCAGGGACTACGTGCGCGGGGCGGTCATGCGCGAGCTCGCCGAGAAGGAGACCCAGCGGCGCACCGGCCGGACCGAGGACGAGTGGCGCGCCGACGTCGCCCCCTACATGCGCAAAATCATCGAAAGCGGTGCGTATCCCCGGGTTTCACGGATGACCGAGGCCGCCGATCCGAGTCCGGCCGAACAGTTCTCGTACGGCTTGCGCCGCATTCTCGCCGGGATCGCGGACACGGCACAGTGA
- a CDS encoding helix-turn-helix transcriptional regulator, translating to MREWPLIGRSEELEFIGSAMRRRDAARGVVLAGGAGVGKTRLAREVVALERRRGARVWWVSATECARAVPLGAFAELHAEPGDPHTVVTRAVEWIAGGPDPVVVAVDDAHLLDDLSALVVNQLVLHRRATVVLTVRSGEPTPDAIAAVWKDEHLERLETQPLSERETGALVAAALEGTVESGTIRRLWRLSRGNVLFLRQLVGSSAFRREGQVWRLAGEVEVPAILSDLVDVRMSVLPSDVRTVVDLLALSEPLPVDLLDTMVERGAVERAEDAGVVAVDTGEEHWDARLAHPLFGEVRRAAMGRLRARRLRGEIATALADSASRQSDVPIRRAVLLLESDLAADAPLFVQVGAHALGLCEFQLADRLGRAAVTAGGGFPAQAIVAYAAMWSARPDLAEVELAALTDLAADDADYVRAMITRATNLAYLLNNPDQGRAVLAEAVDRVANPSLRDTLRAQRAMIDSCAGDVESARTIAREVLSADDVLDATVLFGSVALVVWAAATGREEMTAHAVRGEAACDRLADFANYRSPLMTQYVFGLVWAGRFDLAAAATTRYHAAVGDNPYASVGLLTGFILLARGDLEAATDELRQARRDMAMLASAGAGTYYGTLITATQCLAMHGDLDEARAARTEMRRQRAACAALHIPMELLAESWVAAAEGNTSAALAFAHDAAASARQLGQPMHTVLALHTATRFGDTTTAAELADLATRVDGPRAQAAAAHAAALAGGDPAALLTAATAFEDMGDRLSAADAAAQAAVAFRHQGRKGSGNLAAARALRLSADCGGPPTPAVSLVANPLPLSAREREIITLAAEGLTNREIAEQLMLSRRTVEGHLYRASNKLGITSRQEFAAVLGLGDQ from the coding sequence ATGCGGGAGTGGCCGCTGATCGGTCGCTCGGAGGAGTTGGAGTTCATCGGCTCCGCGATGCGGCGGCGAGACGCGGCCCGGGGAGTGGTGCTGGCCGGAGGCGCGGGGGTCGGTAAGACCCGCCTGGCCCGCGAGGTCGTCGCGCTCGAGCGGCGACGCGGCGCGCGCGTGTGGTGGGTGTCGGCCACCGAATGCGCGCGGGCGGTGCCCTTGGGCGCGTTCGCGGAACTGCACGCCGAACCGGGTGATCCGCACACCGTGGTCACACGCGCCGTCGAGTGGATCGCCGGCGGTCCGGATCCGGTCGTGGTGGCCGTCGATGACGCGCATCTGCTCGACGATCTGTCGGCCTTGGTGGTGAATCAGCTTGTGCTGCACCGGCGAGCGACGGTGGTGCTGACGGTGCGCAGCGGCGAGCCGACCCCGGACGCGATCGCCGCCGTATGGAAGGACGAGCATCTCGAGCGGCTCGAGACCCAGCCGCTGTCCGAACGGGAAACCGGAGCCCTGGTGGCGGCCGCGCTGGAGGGGACCGTCGAGAGCGGCACGATCCGGCGACTGTGGCGGCTCAGCCGTGGAAACGTGCTGTTCCTGCGGCAGTTGGTCGGATCGAGCGCCTTCCGCCGCGAGGGCCAGGTGTGGCGATTGGCGGGTGAGGTCGAGGTCCCGGCCATTCTCTCGGATCTGGTGGATGTTCGAATGTCGGTGCTGCCCAGTGATGTTCGCACCGTGGTCGACCTGCTGGCACTGAGTGAGCCGCTGCCGGTCGACCTGCTCGACACGATGGTCGAACGCGGTGCGGTGGAGCGCGCCGAGGACGCCGGGGTGGTGGCGGTCGACACCGGCGAGGAGCACTGGGACGCGCGCCTGGCGCACCCGCTCTTCGGCGAGGTCCGCCGCGCCGCCATGGGCCGCCTGCGTGCCCGACGCCTGCGCGGCGAGATCGCGACAGCCTTGGCGGACAGCGCTTCCCGGCAATCCGATGTGCCGATCCGGCGCGCGGTGCTGCTGCTCGAATCCGATCTGGCAGCGGACGCGCCGCTTTTCGTCCAGGTCGGCGCGCACGCCCTCGGCCTGTGTGAATTCCAGCTCGCGGATCGCCTCGGCCGCGCGGCCGTCACCGCCGGTGGCGGCTTCCCCGCGCAGGCGATCGTGGCCTATGCCGCCATGTGGTCGGCTCGTCCCGACCTCGCCGAGGTGGAACTGGCCGCGCTCACCGACTTGGCCGCGGACGATGCCGACTATGTGCGCGCGATGATCACGCGCGCAACGAATCTCGCCTATCTCCTCAACAATCCCGACCAGGGTCGCGCTGTCCTCGCCGAGGCCGTCGACCGGGTGGCGAACCCGTCGCTGCGGGACACCCTGCGCGCTCAGCGCGCGATGATCGACTCCTGCGCCGGCGACGTCGAGTCGGCGAGAACCATTGCGCGGGAGGTCCTGTCGGCCGACGACGTCCTGGACGCGACGGTCCTGTTCGGCTCGGTCGCGCTGGTCGTCTGGGCGGCCGCCACCGGCCGCGAGGAGATGACCGCCCATGCGGTGCGCGGCGAGGCCGCCTGCGACCGCCTCGCCGACTTCGCCAACTACCGCAGTCCCCTGATGACGCAGTATGTCTTCGGCCTGGTGTGGGCCGGTCGGTTCGACCTCGCCGCCGCGGCGACGACCCGCTACCACGCCGCCGTCGGGGACAACCCCTACGCCTCCGTCGGCCTGCTCACCGGCTTCATCCTGCTGGCCCGGGGCGATCTCGAGGCCGCCACGGACGAATTGCGCCAAGCCCGAAGGGATATGGCGATGCTGGCGAGCGCCGGCGCCGGAACCTACTACGGCACTCTCATCACCGCCACCCAGTGCCTGGCCATGCACGGCGACCTCGACGAGGCCCGCGCCGCCCGCACGGAAATGCGCCGCCAGCGCGCCGCGTGCGCGGCCCTGCACATCCCCATGGAACTGCTCGCCGAGTCCTGGGTCGCCGCCGCCGAGGGAAACACCAGCGCCGCATTGGCTTTCGCGCACGATGCCGCGGCGAGCGCCCGGCAACTCGGCCAGCCCATGCACACCGTGCTGGCCCTGCACACCGCCACCCGCTTCGGCGACACCACCACCGCCGCCGAACTGGCCGACCTGGCCACCCGGGTGGACGGCCCACGCGCGCAGGCGGCCGCCGCACACGCCGCGGCCCTGGCCGGCGGCGACCCCGCCGCCCTGCTCACCGCCGCAACGGCTTTCGAGGACATGGGTGACCGCCTCAGCGCCGCCGACGCGGCCGCCCAAGCCGCCGTCGCTTTCCGCCACCAGGGGCGCAAGGGTTCCGGCAACCTCGCGGCCGCCCGCGCCCTGCGCCTGTCCGCCGACTGCGGCGGCCCGCCTACCCCCGCCGTCTCCCTGGTGGCCAATCCCCTCCCGCTCTCGGCCCGCGAACGCGAGATCATCACCCTGGCCGCCGAGGGCCTGACCAACCGCGAGATCGCCGAGCAGCTCATGCTGTCCCGCCGCACCGTCGAGGGCCACCTGTACCGCGCGAGCAACAAACTAGGCATCACCAGCCGCCAGGAGTTCGCGGCCGTCCTCGGCCTCGGCGACCAATAA
- a CDS encoding helix-turn-helix transcriptional regulator: MNAEVARGRAAHRAGLWADAYDLLHRCDGREDLGPDDLEILAEAAHFTGRLEESVEVRTRVYRAHQARGAASAAAMTAYRNCLVLLLRGSVAEANGWLTRARHLLEPEPEGAVHGYVSTAEAEMCYFAGDPVRSLAAAKRAVELGRRCAEGDLLNIGRHQVGRALVALDEIASGMDELDEAMLAAIGGELEAYAGVWIYCSSIYVCDDLGDVDRASQWTAAFQRWVSGRRQAGVWSGSCRAHRSRILRRQGDWADAEREARRACVEGCETVAWDTANAWYQIGEIRRLVGDLSAAEDAYARAVGYGWDAQPGFSLLRAAQGDYRSAGAGLRRALAENPANRAERVRLLPALVEIAIGGGDLEGARTAVGELSLLAQGRERAIRASAAQCAGALHLAENDVPAALPPLREAGRLWAELDFPYENARVLHLLGVACRMAGDDDAARLHWRSAREVFARLGATPDVKEIDNLLGGARPQPLPAGLSPREAEVLRLVAAGLTNHAVAQALSLSEKTVARHVSNIFTKIGVSTRAAATAYACRHGLD; the protein is encoded by the coding sequence ATGAATGCCGAGGTGGCGCGCGGGCGTGCCGCGCATCGGGCCGGACTGTGGGCCGATGCGTACGACCTGCTGCATCGCTGCGATGGCCGGGAGGATCTCGGCCCGGACGATCTGGAAATCCTGGCCGAGGCGGCGCATTTCACCGGCAGGCTGGAGGAGAGCGTCGAGGTGCGCACGCGCGTCTACCGCGCGCACCAGGCCCGCGGTGCGGCGTCCGCGGCGGCCATGACCGCGTACCGCAACTGCCTGGTGCTGTTGCTGCGCGGATCGGTGGCCGAGGCGAACGGCTGGCTGACTCGGGCGCGCCACCTGCTCGAGCCGGAGCCCGAAGGTGCTGTGCACGGCTACGTCAGCACCGCCGAGGCGGAAATGTGTTATTTCGCAGGCGATCCCGTGCGTTCACTGGCCGCGGCCAAGCGTGCCGTGGAGCTGGGCCGGCGCTGTGCGGAGGGGGATCTGCTGAATATCGGGCGGCATCAGGTGGGGCGGGCGCTGGTGGCGCTCGACGAGATCGCCTCGGGCATGGACGAATTGGATGAGGCGATGCTGGCCGCGATCGGCGGGGAGCTGGAAGCCTATGCGGGAGTGTGGATCTACTGCAGTTCCATTTATGTCTGCGACGATCTCGGGGATGTGGACCGGGCCAGCCAGTGGACGGCGGCCTTTCAGCGCTGGGTGAGCGGGCGACGGCAGGCGGGGGTGTGGTCCGGGTCGTGCCGGGCGCATCGCTCCCGGATTCTGCGGCGGCAGGGCGACTGGGCCGATGCCGAGCGGGAGGCGCGGCGGGCCTGCGTCGAGGGCTGTGAGACGGTGGCGTGGGATACCGCCAATGCGTGGTATCAGATCGGCGAGATCCGGCGGCTGGTCGGTGATCTGTCGGCGGCGGAGGACGCGTACGCCCGTGCCGTCGGCTACGGCTGGGACGCGCAGCCCGGCTTCTCGTTATTGCGTGCGGCACAGGGTGATTACCGGTCCGCCGGGGCCGGGTTGCGGCGCGCGCTCGCCGAGAATCCGGCCAATCGCGCGGAGCGGGTGCGATTGCTGCCCGCGCTGGTGGAGATCGCGATCGGCGGCGGCGACCTCGAGGGCGCGCGAACCGCGGTCGGGGAACTGTCGCTGCTGGCGCAGGGGCGGGAACGGGCGATTCGCGCCTCGGCCGCCCAGTGCGCGGGCGCGCTGCACCTCGCCGAGAACGATGTGCCCGCCGCGCTGCCACCGCTGCGGGAGGCCGGTCGCCTCTGGGCCGAGCTCGATTTCCCGTACGAGAATGCCCGTGTCCTGCACCTTCTCGGGGTGGCCTGCCGGATGGCCGGGGACGATGACGCCGCGCGCCTGCACTGGCGGTCCGCGCGCGAGGTCTTCGCCCGTCTCGGCGCGACTCCGGATGTGAAGGAGATCGACAATCTGCTCGGCGGCGCCCGCCCCCAGCCGCTCCCGGCGGGCCTGAGCCCCCGCGAGGCCGAGGTGTTACGCCTCGTGGCCGCGGGACTGACCAATCACGCGGTGGCGCAGGCGCTCTCGCTGAGCGAGAAGACCGTGGCCCGGCACGTCAGCAATATCTTCACCAAGATAGGCGTGTCCACCCGCGCGGCCGCGACCGCCTACGCCTGCCGTCACGGTCTCGACTGA
- a CDS encoding tyrosine-protein phosphatase, whose translation MIRTRAFRAAVVLTVGMSATFGTAALAFAADPPAATSSVVVNTGNRSLGLQGVLNARDAGGYRTTDGRTVRTGLVFRTGDLSKATDSDLAELTALHVRSVHDLRTTYEQQLMGVDKVPAGATEFHDDVIGQAPPQVLASTLSAGTDLYRAFITAPGANEAFANVLRDIAHNAGGVLFHCTAGKDRTGWTAAVLLTILGVDRDTVTYDYLLSNYYRNAADGDMLNGVTKSALDSAFDQATQSYGSFDNYVRDGLRLTADDITALKTKLLA comes from the coding sequence GTGATCCGTACCCGCGCCTTCCGAGCCGCGGTCGTGCTGACCGTCGGCATGTCCGCCACCTTCGGCACCGCCGCCCTGGCCTTCGCCGCCGACCCGCCGGCGGCCACCAGCAGCGTCGTCGTGAACACCGGCAACCGCTCACTCGGCCTGCAGGGCGTGCTGAACGCCCGCGACGCTGGCGGCTACCGCACCACCGACGGCCGCACCGTCCGCACCGGCCTGGTCTTCCGCACCGGCGACCTGAGCAAGGCCACCGATTCCGACCTGGCCGAGCTGACCGCCCTGCACGTGCGCTCGGTCCACGACCTGCGCACCACCTACGAGCAGCAGCTCATGGGCGTCGACAAGGTCCCCGCCGGCGCCACCGAATTCCACGACGACGTGATCGGCCAGGCCCCGCCCCAGGTCCTCGCCTCCACCCTGTCCGCGGGCACCGACCTCTACCGCGCCTTCATCACCGCCCCCGGCGCGAACGAGGCTTTCGCCAACGTCCTGCGCGACATCGCCCACAACGCCGGCGGCGTCCTCTTCCATTGCACCGCGGGCAAAGACCGCACCGGCTGGACCGCCGCGGTCCTGCTCACCATCCTCGGCGTGGACCGCGACACGGTCACCTACGACTACCTGCTGTCGAACTACTACCGCAACGCCGCGGACGGCGACATGCTCAACGGCGTCACCAAGTCCGCCCTGGACTCCGCCTTCGACCAGGCCACCCAGTCCTACGGCAGCTTCGACAACTACGTCCGCGACGGCCTGCGGCTCACCGCCGACGACATCACCGCCCTGAAGACCAAACTCCTGGCCTGA